Proteins encoded within one genomic window of Bradyrhizobium sp. AZCC 1719:
- a CDS encoding (2Fe-2S)-binding protein produces MIVCSCNVLSDHDVRNAVTAASDLPRNPKQIYGCLGCSAECGRCARTLKTIIDEALGACAKECCDGCPHTRQAANDEPAQETAPAFALAAC; encoded by the coding sequence ATGATCGTCTGTTCCTGCAACGTGTTGAGCGACCACGATGTCCGTAATGCTGTGACTGCAGCTTCGGACCTGCCGCGAAATCCCAAACAAATTTACGGTTGCCTCGGTTGTAGTGCCGAGTGCGGTCGCTGCGCGCGCACGCTCAAAACCATCATCGACGAAGCGCTCGGCGCCTGCGCCAAGGAGTGCTGCGACGGTTGTCCGCACACGCGTCAGGCCGCCAACGACGAGCCGGCACAGGAAACCGCTCCGGCCTTCGCCCTCGCGGCCTGCTGA
- the bfr gene encoding bacterioferritin, whose protein sequence is MQGDPKVIDYLNKGLRSELTAINQYWLHYRLLNNWGLLEFAKVWRKESIEEMEHADKFTDRILFLDGFPNMQVLDPLRIGQNVREIIECDLATEMTARALYQEAATFCHGVKDYVSRDLFESVMKDEEHHIDFLETQLDLIQRIGLELYTQKHVGGLENGD, encoded by the coding sequence ATGCAGGGCGATCCCAAGGTCATCGACTATCTCAACAAGGGCCTGCGCAGCGAGCTCACCGCGATCAATCAGTACTGGCTGCACTATCGGCTGCTGAACAATTGGGGCCTTTTGGAATTTGCCAAGGTCTGGCGCAAGGAATCCATCGAGGAGATGGAGCACGCAGACAAGTTCACCGACCGGATTTTGTTCCTCGACGGCTTTCCCAACATGCAGGTGCTCGATCCGCTCCGCATCGGCCAGAACGTCAGGGAAATCATCGAATGCGATCTCGCAACCGAGATGACCGCGCGCGCGCTCTATCAGGAAGCCGCAACCTTCTGCCATGGCGTCAAGGACTATGTCTCTCGCGACCTGTTCGAGAGCGTGATGAAGGATGAGGAACATCACATCGATTTCCTCGAAACCCAGCTTGACCTGATCCAGCGCATCGGCCTCGAGCTCTATACGCAAAAGCACGTCGGCGGCCTGGAGAACGGGGACTGA
- a CDS encoding S8 family peptidase: protein MATKHMQRVASAGGAPRRAELRESSQSKHVPGQLIIRFKTSAVRQVAASPLAATATARMAARAMPDEVTGPLEFLRNEAGLSAVKPLFVPDAPTVGPRSGVMALAAVHGSLAASSSRPPRRSLTGFQLVDVKDRNVTPAMMKRLRASKAIDLVEPVPNRWLSAADPMINRQWGLRAIRWFDGAHPDAAKIHVAVLDSGIDEGHPDLKKSIEAYHHDGNNARDFLGHGTHVAGTIAALVNNSVGIAGVANCRLHCWKIFDDPEQGTDQNFNFEFYSKALAAALDSEIKVVNLSIGGTEHSRAEAAIFRELADAGVVVAAAMGNEFEEGNPKEFPAAYKGALGVGAVDETDKRASFSCTGPHIGLVAPGVNILSTVPRIKASFASATDYDSWPGTSMATPHVAGCAALVYGDAVKSRAASDAVVKRLTSTARKLPAMKKKKFTQEYGAGLLDLAAALGRKKTAGKSRKGKAKKARKR, encoded by the coding sequence ATGGCGACAAAACACATGCAGCGGGTTGCATCCGCGGGAGGCGCGCCCCGGCGCGCCGAGCTACGTGAATCCAGCCAGAGCAAACATGTCCCGGGCCAACTGATCATTCGCTTCAAGACTTCGGCGGTAAGGCAGGTCGCGGCAAGTCCGCTTGCGGCGACGGCAACCGCACGCATGGCGGCACGCGCCATGCCGGACGAGGTCACGGGCCCGTTGGAGTTCTTGCGGAACGAGGCCGGGCTGTCCGCCGTCAAGCCGCTGTTTGTGCCCGACGCACCGACAGTGGGGCCGCGGTCCGGCGTGATGGCGCTTGCCGCGGTGCATGGGTCACTCGCGGCATCGTCCAGCCGGCCACCGCGGCGATCCCTCACAGGCTTCCAACTCGTCGACGTCAAGGACCGCAACGTGACGCCCGCCATGATGAAGCGGCTGCGTGCGTCGAAGGCCATCGACCTGGTCGAGCCGGTGCCGAACCGGTGGCTCAGCGCCGCAGATCCCATGATCAATCGACAATGGGGACTGCGCGCGATCCGCTGGTTCGATGGTGCACATCCCGATGCCGCGAAAATTCACGTTGCCGTGCTGGACAGCGGGATCGATGAAGGGCATCCCGACCTGAAGAAATCCATCGAGGCCTATCATCACGACGGAAATAACGCGCGCGACTTCCTTGGCCACGGCACGCATGTTGCGGGCACCATTGCTGCGCTCGTCAACAATTCCGTCGGTATAGCCGGCGTCGCGAACTGCCGGCTGCACTGCTGGAAGATCTTTGACGACCCCGAGCAAGGCACCGACCAGAACTTCAACTTCGAGTTCTACAGCAAGGCGCTCGCCGCAGCGCTCGACTCGGAGATCAAGGTCGTGAACCTCAGCATCGGCGGCACCGAGCATTCCCGGGCCGAGGCGGCGATCTTTCGGGAGTTGGCGGACGCCGGCGTGGTGGTCGCCGCCGCGATGGGCAACGAATTCGAAGAGGGCAATCCGAAGGAGTTCCCGGCCGCTTATAAGGGGGCGCTGGGCGTCGGCGCGGTCGACGAGACCGACAAGCGGGCCTCGTTCTCCTGCACCGGGCCGCATATCGGGCTGGTCGCTCCCGGCGTCAACATCCTCTCGACCGTGCCGCGCATCAAGGCAAGCTTTGCGAGCGCCACCGATTACGATTCCTGGCCGGGTACCTCCATGGCGACGCCGCATGTCGCGGGTTGCGCCGCGCTGGTGTATGGCGACGCCGTGAAGTCGAGGGCCGCTTCCGACGCCGTCGTCAAGCGCCTGACGTCGACCGCCAGGAAACTTCCCGCCATGAAGAAGAAAAAGTTCACGCAGGAATACGGCGCGGGGCTCTTGGATCTCGCGGCTGCGCTCGGAAGGAAGAAGACCGCGGGAAAATCGCGGAAGGGGAAGGCCAAAAAGGCGAGGAAGCGCTGA
- a CDS encoding MmcQ/YjbR family DNA-binding protein produces the protein MSASRFRRIALMFLDAVESAHQGKADFRAGNRIFATLGHPDENWGTVKLTPEQQSVLVEAEPEIFRPVPGGWGKQGYTNVRLAKADAATLKSALTMAWENVAPKSKAKPRNGAGARDKKKP, from the coding sequence ATGTCAGCGAGCCGCTTTCGCCGGATTGCACTCATGTTTCTCGATGCGGTCGAGAGCGCGCATCAGGGCAAGGCTGATTTCCGCGCGGGAAATCGTATCTTCGCGACCCTCGGCCATCCTGACGAAAACTGGGGCACGGTGAAGCTGACGCCCGAGCAGCAATCGGTGCTGGTTGAGGCGGAGCCCGAAATCTTCCGTCCAGTGCCAGGCGGATGGGGCAAGCAGGGCTACACCAATGTGCGCCTGGCCAAGGCCGATGCGGCGACGCTGAAAAGCGCGCTGACGATGGCGTGGGAAAATGTCGCGCCGAAATCGAAAGCGAAGCCGCGCAATGGAGCCGGTGCGCGCGACAAGAAGAAGCCATGA
- a CDS encoding alpha/beta fold hydrolase encodes MNFSHAAFSAAALALTTVTAFAADYPTPKQGDWIAKNFKFHTGETLPELRLHYTTIGEPTGQPVLVLHGSGGSAASMLTATFGGELFGPGQPLDATKYYIIIPDSVGHGKSSKPSDGMKTAFPKYNYEDMVDAQHRLVTEGLGVKHLRLVIGNSMGGMHTWIWGGKYPKFMDALVPMASQPTEMAARNWMLRRMMLETIKNDPDYNRGNYITQPRMMKYAINAFGIATGGGTLAYQALAPTAAKADKMVDDRLATAITTDANDFIYQWEASHDYNPAPSLEKIEATLLLINAADDERNPPETGVTEAAMKRVKNGRLFLIPASSETRGHLTTGNAKFYKKELQELLQSAPQRAM; translated from the coding sequence ATGAATTTTTCGCACGCCGCCTTTTCGGCCGCCGCACTGGCCCTGACCACCGTCACTGCTTTCGCAGCCGACTATCCCACACCGAAGCAGGGCGACTGGATCGCCAAGAATTTCAAATTCCATACCGGCGAGACGCTGCCGGAGCTACGGTTGCACTACACCACGATCGGCGAGCCGACCGGTCAGCCGGTGCTGGTGCTGCACGGCTCGGGCGGCTCAGCCGCCAGCATGCTGACGGCCACCTTCGGCGGCGAATTGTTCGGCCCCGGTCAGCCGCTGGATGCAACGAAGTACTACATCATCATTCCCGATAGCGTCGGCCACGGCAAATCGTCAAAGCCTTCCGACGGCATGAAGACGGCGTTTCCGAAATACAACTACGAGGACATGGTCGACGCGCAGCATCGCCTGGTCACGGAAGGCCTCGGCGTAAAGCATCTGCGGCTCGTCATAGGCAATTCGATGGGCGGCATGCACACCTGGATCTGGGGCGGCAAATATCCAAAGTTCATGGACGCGCTGGTGCCGATGGCCTCGCAACCGACCGAGATGGCGGCGCGCAACTGGATGCTGCGGCGGATGATGCTGGAGACCATCAAGAACGATCCCGATTACAATCGCGGCAATTACATCACCCAGCCACGCATGATGAAATACGCCATCAACGCCTTCGGCATTGCGACCGGCGGCGGCACGCTGGCCTATCAGGCGCTGGCGCCGACGGCGGCGAAAGCCGACAAGATGGTCGACGACCGGCTGGCAACCGCTATCACCACTGATGCCAACGACTTCATCTACCAGTGGGAAGCCTCGCACGATTACAATCCGGCGCCTTCGCTCGAGAAGATCGAAGCCACGCTGCTGTTGATCAATGCCGCCGACGACGAGCGCAATCCGCCGGAAACCGGCGTCACCGAGGCGGCGATGAAGCGCGTCAAGAACGGTCGCCTGTTCCTGATCCCGGCCTCCAGCGAGACGCGCGGCCATCTCACCACCGGCAATGCGAAGTTCTATAAAAAGGAGCTGCAGGAGTTGCTGCAGAGCGCGCCGCAACGGGCGATGTAA
- a CDS encoding DUF2188 domain-containing protein, which translates to MPHVTYKIVEHDGGWAYTVNGVFSEPFPNRATALAAARRAAAEQRVPGRTEVIEYETDDGKWRSETAAGNDRPETEVEG; encoded by the coding sequence ATGCCCCACGTGACCTACAAGATCGTCGAACATGACGGCGGCTGGGCCTACACCGTCAACGGCGTGTTTTCCGAGCCGTTTCCGAACCGCGCCACGGCGCTGGCAGCCGCCCGGCGCGCAGCCGCCGAGCAGCGGGTGCCCGGCCGCACCGAGGTGATCGAATACGAAACCGATGATGGAAAATGGCGCTCGGAGACCGCCGCCGGCAATGACCGGCCGGAAACCGAAGTGGAAGGTTAG
- a CDS encoding DUF2277 domain-containing protein yields the protein MCRNIKTLFNFEPPATHAEIHASALQFVRKLSGFNSPSQANAEAFNRAVSEVSDSARRLLASLQTNAPPRDREVEAEKARERSRARFG from the coding sequence ATGTGCCGCAACATCAAGACCCTGTTCAATTTTGAGCCCCCGGCCACGCATGCGGAGATCCATGCCTCCGCGCTGCAATTCGTACGCAAGCTCTCCGGCTTCAATTCGCCCTCGCAGGCGAACGCCGAGGCGTTCAACCGCGCGGTTTCCGAAGTCTCCGACAGCGCGCGGCGTCTGCTCGCCTCGCTGCAGACCAACGCGCCGCCGCGCGACCGCGAGGTCGAGGCCGAGAAGGCGAGGGAGCGCTCGCGGGCGCGGTTTGGGTAG
- the trpS gene encoding tryptophan--tRNA ligase: MQHSSATRPVILTGDRTTGPLHLGHYVGSLKNRVTLQTTHQQYLLLADTQALTDNAHNPGRLRDNVLEIATDYLAAGIDPNLTTICLQSHLPALADLTLLYMNYVTVARLERNPTIKDEIQARGFGRDIPAGFLCYPVAQAADITGFKATIVPVGEDQAPLIEQTNEVVRRINRQAGVDVLPEARALIPRVGRLPGIDGKAKMSKSQGNAIQLSATADEIRDAVRRMFTDPNHIKASDPGRVEGNVVFKYLDAFDEDHVAVEDLKARYVRGGLGDSIVKKRLDDVLQALLAPIRDRRRALARDPGYVLQVVKRGTARAREITDATLRDVRAALGLFTLN; this comes from the coding sequence ATGCAACACTCGTCAGCCACCCGCCCTGTTATCTTGACCGGCGACAGAACCACCGGCCCATTGCACCTGGGGCACTACGTCGGTTCGTTGAAGAACCGCGTCACCCTACAGACGACGCACCAGCAGTACCTGCTGCTGGCCGATACCCAGGCACTCACGGACAACGCGCACAATCCTGGTCGGCTGCGTGACAATGTCCTTGAGATCGCGACAGACTACCTGGCTGCCGGGATCGACCCGAACCTGACCACGATCTGCCTTCAATCGCATCTCCCGGCACTTGCCGATTTGACCCTGCTGTACATGAACTATGTCACGGTGGCCCGGCTTGAGCGCAACCCGACCATAAAGGACGAAATCCAGGCGCGAGGTTTTGGCAGAGATATTCCAGCAGGCTTTCTCTGCTATCCCGTCGCCCAGGCCGCCGACATCACCGGTTTCAAAGCGACGATTGTTCCGGTTGGGGAAGACCAAGCTCCATTGATCGAGCAAACCAATGAGGTCGTTCGTCGCATCAATCGCCAAGCTGGTGTTGACGTGTTGCCCGAAGCCCGCGCGCTTATTCCTCGCGTCGGGCGCCTTCCCGGCATCGACGGCAAAGCCAAAATGAGCAAGTCGCAGGGCAACGCTATTCAGCTATCAGCCACGGCCGACGAAATACGTGACGCTGTCCGGCGTATGTTCACTGATCCAAACCATATAAAGGCATCCGACCCAGGTCGCGTCGAAGGCAACGTGGTTTTCAAGTACCTGGATGCGTTCGACGAAGATCACGTTGCGGTTGAGGATTTGAAGGCACGCTATGTCCGTGGCGGTTTGGGAGACAGCATTGTGAAAAAACGTCTGGATGACGTGCTGCAGGCACTTCTCGCGCCAATCCGAGACCGTCGCCGCGCGCTCGCTCGTGATCCCGGCTATGTGCTGCAAGTCGTCAAGCGTGGCACTGCGCGAGCGCGGGAAATAACCGATGCCACTTTGCGCGATGTTCGCGCCGCGCTTGGTCTATTCACACTGAATTAG
- a CDS encoding cytochrome P450: protein MSNAPHFDIDVPAFWADPYPALAKMRKETPIAFVPQLGSTVFTRRDDIFTQEKRIDVFSSHQPNGLMNVLMGHNMMRKDGEAHMTERQAMFPAVSPRTVRDTWIRQFQAHADRILDELVPQGSADLCKALALPLSAECLKDVTGLTNMRYQDMDAWSQAMIDGIANYTGNKEVEARCHAATAGIDAAIDDMIPVVKKHPNTSILSVLLASGQNMESIRANIKLAISGGQNEPRDAISGATWALLTHPEQLALVREGKAKWIDVFEEYARWIAPIQMSPRRVAKPWTYHGVDFEPEDRVFFMFGSANRDEACFNDPDRFDITRDTQKSIAFGAGPHYCAGAFASRAMVADVALPSLFARLKGLRLDEREPVRIGGWAFRGLLNLPVRWDAN from the coding sequence ATGTCCAACGCCCCGCATTTCGACATCGACGTCCCCGCCTTCTGGGCCGATCCCTACCCCGCGCTGGCGAAGATGCGAAAAGAGACGCCGATCGCGTTCGTGCCGCAGCTCGGCTCGACCGTGTTCACCCGGCGCGACGACATCTTCACCCAGGAGAAGCGCATCGATGTGTTCTCCTCGCATCAGCCGAACGGGCTGATGAACGTGCTGATGGGCCACAACATGATGCGCAAGGACGGCGAAGCGCACATGACGGAGCGGCAGGCGATGTTTCCCGCGGTGTCGCCGCGCACGGTGCGCGATACCTGGATCCGGCAGTTTCAGGCCCATGCTGACCGCATCCTTGATGAGCTCGTGCCGCAAGGCTCCGCCGATCTCTGCAAGGCGCTCGCGCTGCCGCTATCGGCCGAATGCTTAAAAGACGTCACCGGACTGACCAACATGCGCTACCAGGACATGGACGCGTGGTCGCAGGCGATGATCGATGGCATCGCCAACTACACCGGCAACAAGGAGGTCGAGGCGCGCTGCCATGCCGCGACCGCCGGCATTGATGCTGCGATCGACGACATGATCCCGGTGGTGAAGAAACACCCCAACACCTCGATCCTGAGCGTACTGCTGGCTTCAGGCCAGAACATGGAAAGCATCCGCGCCAACATCAAGCTCGCGATCTCCGGCGGCCAGAACGAGCCGCGCGATGCGATATCGGGCGCGACCTGGGCCTTGCTGACGCATCCCGAGCAGCTCGCGCTGGTGCGCGAGGGCAAGGCAAAATGGATCGACGTGTTCGAGGAATATGCGCGCTGGATCGCGCCGATTCAGATGTCGCCGCGCCGCGTCGCAAAACCGTGGACGTATCACGGCGTCGACTTCGAACCGGAGGACCGCGTGTTCTTCATGTTCGGATCGGCCAACCGCGACGAGGCCTGTTTCAACGACCCCGATCGTTTCGACATCACACGCGATACGCAAAAGAGCATCGCCTTCGGCGCCGGCCCGCATTATTGCGCCGGCGCGTTCGCTTCGCGCGCGATGGTGGCCGACGTCGCGCTGCCGAGCCTGTTCGCGCGGCTGAAAGGCCTGCGGCTGGACGAGCGCGAACCGGTGCGGATCGGCGGCTGGGCGTTTCGGGGGTTGCTCAATCTGCCGGTGAGGTGGGATGCGAACTAG
- a CDS encoding SDR family NAD(P)-dependent oxidoreductase, with product MPLLQNHIAVITGAGSGIGRAIASGYAREGARVVLLDRDENAVAEAAKEVRDAGGNADSFALDVSKREDCVAMAKQIADKVGQVSILVNNAGIVRRNGMLGAAEAVISDWEDIIAINLTGVFNVTHAFLEPLRASKGRIVNIGSIQSFVHVRTPSSPAYTASKHGVLGFTKALAAELGKEGVRVNAIGPGFIATPLNASARANNPELVKTFMDHTPLGRAGTAEDIVGPAIFLASDLSAYVSGSIVMVDGGYRAV from the coding sequence ATGCCACTTCTCCAAAATCACATCGCCGTCATCACCGGCGCGGGTTCCGGTATCGGGCGCGCGATTGCGAGCGGCTATGCACGGGAGGGCGCGCGGGTCGTGCTCCTCGACAGGGACGAGAACGCGGTAGCAGAAGCGGCAAAGGAAGTCCGCGACGCCGGCGGCAATGCGGACAGCTTTGCGCTCGACGTCAGCAAGCGCGAGGATTGCGTCGCGATGGCGAAGCAGATCGCCGATAAGGTCGGCCAGGTCTCGATCCTCGTCAACAATGCCGGCATCGTCCGCCGCAACGGCATGCTGGGCGCGGCGGAGGCCGTGATCAGCGACTGGGAAGACATTATCGCGATCAACCTCACCGGCGTCTTCAACGTGACGCATGCCTTTCTCGAACCCTTGCGCGCGAGCAAGGGACGCATCGTCAACATCGGCTCGATCCAGTCCTTCGTGCATGTGCGCACGCCGAGCTCGCCGGCCTATACCGCCTCCAAGCACGGCGTGCTCGGTTTCACCAAGGCGCTCGCCGCCGAACTCGGCAAGGAAGGCGTCCGCGTCAATGCAATCGGCCCCGGCTTCATCGCAACGCCATTGAACGCCAGTGCCCGCGCCAACAATCCGGAACTGGTGAAGACCTTCATGGATCACACGCCGCTGGGGCGCGCCGGCACCGCGGAGGACATCGTCGGTCCCGCGATCTTCCTGGCGTCCGATCTGTCGGCTTACGTCTCCGGGTCGATCGTGATGGTCGACGGTGGCTATCGTGCGGTGTGA